The sequence below is a genomic window from Sphingomonas jaspsi DSM 18422.
CCGCGACGACGGCGGGATCATCGATTTCGTTGATTGCACGGTCATTTGCGAAGCGCCCAAGGTGGGTCCATATCGCCAGGCTATGCAAAGCCGCGTTGCCCAGATCCTGAAGCTTCCGTCCTCGGCGGTGTCGATCAAGGCGACCACCACCGAACAAATGGGCTTCACCGGCCGCCGCGAAGGCATTGCGGCGCAGGCCGTGGCAACGATCAGGGTGCCGCGCTGATGCAGCTCCTTCCCCAGCAGCTCGTCGACAAAGCGCGCGAAGTCGTCGAGGCCAACCGCAAGATCGGTCGTCGCTTCACCGTCGCCGAAAGCTGCACCGGCGGTCTGGTCAGCGCCGCGATCACCGAAATTCCGGGTGCAAGCGAAGTCTTTGTCGCCGGTTTCGTTACCTATTCGAACGAGGCCAAGATTGCGCGCTTGCGGGTGTCGCAGGACGTGATCGAAACCTTCGGCGCGGTCAGCGTCGCCACCGCATGGGCCATGGCGCAAGGGGCGCTGCATGCACTCGATGTCGATGTAGCAGTTTCCATCACGGGGATTGCCGGACCGGACGGGGGAACGCCCGGCAAGCCGGTCGGAACGGTGGTCTTCGCCAAGGCACTAAAAGGACAGTCGCCGGACGACTGCGCCGCTGACAGCCACTTGTTCGACTCCGCGCAGGGTCGGTCGGGAATACGCTTTCAGGCCGCGCTTTGCGCGCTGGACTTGCTGCTTCCGTAAAGTTCGGCTGCCCGGGTCTCGAAGGCGCCGGTCATCCGCCTTAAGGCGCGGTCGAACATTTGCCCCGCAAGCGTTTCAAAAATGCGGTTTTTGAACGCGAAGTCGACAGAGAAAAACACTTCGGTCCCGCCGTCCGGTGCGGGGTCGAAGCGCCACTCGTTCTTCAGATATTTCAGCGGCCCTTCGATGTAGTCGACGCAAA
It includes:
- a CDS encoding CinA family protein, with the protein product MQLLPQQLVDKAREVVEANRKIGRRFTVAESCTGGLVSAAITEIPGASEVFVAGFVTYSNEAKIARLRVSQDVIETFGAVSVATAWAMAQGALHALDVDVAVSITGIAGPDGGTPGKPVGTVVFAKALKGQSPDDCAADSHLFDSAQGRSGIRFQAALCALDLLLP
- a CDS encoding type II toxin-antitoxin system RatA family toxin, encoding MPRHSETKHLPYSPEQLFALVADVARYDEFLPWVTAVRIRSDSEHEMIADLIVGFNAFKERFTSRVTKQFPSRICVDYIEGPLKYLKNEWRFDPAPDGGTEVFFSVDFAFKNRIFETLAGQMFDRALRRMTGAFETRAAELYGSSKSSAQSAA